Part of the Benincasa hispida cultivar B227 chromosome 12, ASM972705v1, whole genome shotgun sequence genome is shown below.
tcatttatataattttttaagtacaacaaaATGCGTTTCtatacaaaaatttgaaaacatcgaaaatatgaaaaaaaaaaaaaaaaaaaaaaaaaaaaaaaaaactaaattgataacaatatatataaaataataataaaaatctcCAAACACAAAGAAGTCTGTAACAAACATTAAACAAATGGAAAGttagataaaaattaaatttgataataaaagataaatgggaatataaattggagagaaaaatcaggaagtttttgtttattgtgattaatttgaaaagtagTTAGATGAAATCTAATTTGATCCTagaatataaattcaaatataattatggggagaaaaatcaggaagtgaattcatttatttacaaatatattggATTCATAAtgccattttcatttaaacttcaatGATTATACTGTATTTATAACTTCATCAACCACAAATCGTATAAAcctttaaagagaaaaacaacAGGAACTCATTGTAGAAATATTGCAAAAGTGAATActtatttatttctcaaaaagaTAGATTAATGTTATAATAATACAATAAGatgataattaataaaatgtgattaaaaaatacaaaatatgataaaattgaatgaAATATACCGTTTGTTGAATGCACTAAGTATTGCCCTTTATGATGTGTTGTTTAATGCATATATCAAAccataaaaattaaatggaCACTTTTACAATCACGCATATGAAATTAAAACGAACACGTAAAGAGGCTAAAATTGTAATCTTAACCTTTACAAGTAAAAAAAGTTGCAACTCAAcccttacaattttttttctctctctctgaaGAAATCATGAGATCATTATAAAACATTGCTCTTGAAGCAACTTCCTGTTGGCACCTCCCCTAGTTAGTACTTGGGAGTAGCTGTTGATTTGTTGGTTCATTTTTATAAAACCACTCCCCTTCATGCTTGCTATTAGTTTATATACACTAATAATTAATCAGATTAATTATGGCCcataaatgattattaaaaTCATTcctaaccatttgattttttttttttttaattattttacaaaaaccaaataatgttttgtttgaaaaaaaaagtagtatttttttctttaaaaaaatgattttgttttagCACTGTTTAGTCAGGAGATATGAAAACTATATCAATGAAGTGGTATAaaaaataggcacaatttttttaaaaaaaacatatgattATCAAGCGAGACCTAAATTTGTAATCATCAATTTCTTAATTGCAACCAATTAGAGAACTTGATAGATAAGGTGTCGTCAACTAAttggattaattaatttattcagACATAATTCATTGGATAAAAAGACAAACAATTACTACTATCAAACATTGATGTTTCAATCTCCCACTTCATAATTGTTGAATTAGTCTAGATTCAATCAAAGTCAAACTATTTAATATCTACTATAATTTTTCAAAGAGGTTGATAAGAAATTTGAGGTTTCAAGTTTATTATTGATCAACTCTAAATTGAGGgacaaaattaaaacaaatattccAATTTAATTCAAACAATACAGATAAAAACATATATGCAGTCcttttttacatttttcataAAAGACTGTATAATCTTGAAGagctaaatttattttttgaagttgtaattttgaaagtttactAAACGAAATTGACACAAccctaaattattattattattattacaaaaaaatagtatttatgtGCACCGAGAAACAAGAGGTCTGGGTTGAAATCCCCCAtccccaatttttattttaaaaaatggtaaatatttttttaaaaaaaataaattaacgagcagaatcattttcaaaatctatattttaaatatgcGATTATTTATAATTACAATCCCAGTATCTTGTCACTGTCGGTTCACtcttttgtaattgttatttCCTTGCATTTCACTGAAGCTTAGGTCTGTTGATCTTACAATGGCTACACAAGCTTCAAATCACCCGGAATCCATTCACGACTTCACCGTCAAAGtttgttttcattttctaatttttcacttTTTGTGTATTCTGCGcctttttccctctctttctGTGCTCATAATTCGAAGATTTGGATAAAACTTCATTGTATTTTCGCATGAATTCGTGTGGTATTCAAATTAAAGATTCTGGGAACTTATCTGTGGCTGAAACGATTCTAAACGAGTGTGTATTAGGGACTTATTTGATTTTAGTtctgatgttttatttgattaacGAAGAATCAAGGGGAACTGTGGTGAAGACTATGGCTGAATTTGTGAGTTTCCGCTCTATATGAATGGAAGAGGTTTTTGTTAAATTTCTATGCATCTTTTGGATTGGGGGTTAATTTTCGATTTGATTTGTTTCAGTTTGTCGGGTAAATCTTGTTCAGCTTATTGGCCTTTGAGCTTTGTTCATAGGAAAAGCTTTATTGCTGTTGATCTTGGGATGAATTTCACTAATACTTTCTGGTATTGGTTAAAATTCATGTAGCTTTTGTGTTGCGTCTCTCCTTTTGTTTGCAGGATGCAAAGGGAAATGATATCAGCCTTAGCATATACAAGGGTAAAGTCCTGCTCATTGTCAACGTTGCTTCTAAGTGGtacattctttttctttcactttGGATGTTTGCATCAATATGATCTTTCATTTGCAACATTTCTTTTGTTCTTTCATTGGGCTTTACAAAGTGTAACGCATATTTGGgatagattttaaaatagtcggaatcacttttgttattttcaagATCCCTcttaaacatgtttttaattattcaaaaccAATTTCGattatataaaaattgtttttaatattagATTAATCTTAATTGATTAAAGTCGTGttttagagtgattttgaatgtgacaaaattaattttaacaatctCAAAATTACCTCGAAACATACGTTAACATAGTTCAAAGTTAATGTGGGTGATTGACCCTCGGTTGCTCCAATTATTTACCATTCTTTGCTGATGATTTTAAGTgcttttgctattttttttttttttatcccttGCAACAGTGGGATGACAAATTCGAACTATCTGGAGTTGAACCAACTATACGAGAAATACAAAGAACACGGTAAGGAAGCTAGAAAGTTCGGGTATCGGGTAACGTATCTATGTTCAATACACTAACAGTTGTTAATCCTAGTTCgaacaaattaaataaattcccAGTTGAACAATTTGATTGAGTGACTTTAGTTGGACACACGTGAACATTAGCACAATAAACCTGTGTTGGACTCTTGTGTTGGACTCTTGTGAGTATTTTGAGGGTGAAATGTATATAAAGGCATAAGCAATATTGACTTCAAATTTCTACTTTTTGTTAAGATGTTATTGCATTTAGAactttgattattttaaatattctttCGTAAAACATTGTATCATAAATGAACCAACCCATAAACTAAAGCAAAGGGTTAGCATGAGAATCACTAAAATGTTTACAGATAATATATACGTAGAAAATGTGTTGGTAATATATGTATCCATGTCGTGTCCGTTTCTAAAACTTTTAGAGGGCATTTGGAGCaaggagttgattattatagtcctaaattattataattggagtataatagtttatgtttggggtgcagattattttagtttgggttagaaTAGTATAGGTTTGAgatataaactattttagtttgagggaaaaaaatagtaaatactataacaaaagaataaaaaaaattatgaatataaaatagtaaaaactataacaaataataaatacggtagcaaatgagagttttgaaatagtgttgactgtAGTTAATTAGgaaatacaaaatagtaaacTATAGTAAAAGGTGGGTATTATAGTATTAGGGGATGTTTGAGGTAAgagttatcatcaaaatataataaccacctcttgttacgataaaaactatttcaaaacttcCAATTAGCTACCgtcaatactatttcaaaacctttatttgctatagtatttactatttattatttactaccgtttttactattttacattcatcattttttattattattatttactacAGTGGTTAttatttccttctcaaattaaaatagtttatacctcaaacacatactattataacccaaactaaaataatctacacctcaaacacaaactatcataatccaattataataactaactcattATCCCACACGCCCCCTTAGGATAATCATTGTCCCAAACACACCTTTAGAGATTAACATGTTACTCTGTCCATGCTTTGTTGTGCCTATATCTCTTGCCTATGTTTATGCTTCCTTAAGTTGTAAAACATTGACAAATTCAACAGCCTATTCTACCTGCTCTTTAGCCTTAGCATATTTGGCCTTGGTTTCATGTGGAGTGTTTCCAATTCTCAGCGAGAACGATGGCTTGTAGTTTAACTTTCCTTTTTATTGAAGTTATTGCAGGTTTGGAAATTCTGGCATTTCCATGTAATCAGTTTGGCGACGAGGAACCAGGAAGTAATGATGAGATCAAAGATTTTGTCTGCAGTCGTTTCAAATCAGAATTTCCAATTTTTGATAAGGTAAGTCTAGTGTTAATATGTACGAGTGTATCTTCCAAAGTATGCTTCATTTTACTTTAACCACTAAGATcaccttatttttcttttatataagaTTGAAGTCAATGGGAACAATTCTGCCCCACtctacaaatttttaaaattgggaaAATGGGGAATATTTGGGGACGATATTCAGTGGAATTTTGCCAAGTTTCTGGTTGACAAGGATGGGAAAGTAGTCGACCGTTATTACCCCACAACATCTCCTCTCAGCATTGAGGTAAACCTAAATCCTCTTTGTCCCTTACCCTTTGTTTTTACCATACAAGAGCTTCCTCAGAATTTAAACCACTTGATTTTGCTGCAGAATGATATCAAGAAGCTGTTGGAGATCTTATGAGCGATTGGACATACGAGTTTAAGCATTTACATTCAACTTGTTCCTGAAATACTGCACGATGGTGATCAATCACGATGTGAAGTCACAATGGGTTGTGTTTGTTATAACATTGTTGAATTTTGAGTTGAGAACTAATCAGTGTATGGATAAGATTCATGAATATATTATTGaagatcatatataattgatctATAATCTATAAAATTCCACATAAACACATATTGAATGGATCAAAGTACAAGTCTTTGAACAAAATCTAATTCCTATTCCATTCCAGTTCTGTTTCTAACCAACATCACCATACCTTTTCATCTCAAGCAGAAGCCCTTGAAAAGGAAATTGAAATAATACTCTGATATATAACTTAAGATTACATCTTAAAACACAACATAATGTCCTAGGAACCCCTAATATATTTCATTAGATGGAAAATTCCTGCTCAAAGACAAACATGCTTCTTCCTTCTGCTACAGCTGCCCCACATTCTTACcctccaaaaaccaaaaactgtCCAATAAAATCAACATTGACTTGAGAAACTTGAAATGAGGTCTCTTGCTACATACCATCTGTTAGCATCAATCTGTTAACCGCTGCGAAAAGAAGTCGACTCGGAAAAAGGTACAGTTCTCACAAGGTTTGGTTCATTTACAACAACACATATGTACAAAATCAACATGTGTCTGTTGCAACATATTCATCATCCTCGCGTCAAGTCAATTCCAGTACGAGGGTTTCTCACATCGACCGAACGGGAACCAGGCCAAACACCAATTGGAGACGGATTGTAGGTTTGGGCAGATGGGGCACTTGTGGGCGAAACCAAATTATCGTGGTGCTCATTTCCCGAACCATCATTGCTTTTTGGACCAGCCACCTGCTTGTTTTTTATCTTTGCACCATAAACAAAACTACATACAACTACCTGCAAGAGAAGAAGTTTGATAATTGAAGATAATTTCTGAAAAGGTTCTCACATTCTATCATACAAATGCTaatcttttccctttttcaatcaaataatggggaaaaaaaaaataaaaacttggcTTCTCCATCATTTGGAACTAACGGTTCCAAACGGATGCAAGTTATTATCAATCTAAATTATAGTAACATGTAATTTGATTCACCTTGCAAGGCCATATTGTCTTAATAATTCA
Proteins encoded:
- the LOC120092897 gene encoding probable glutathione peroxidase 8 isoform X4 gives rise to the protein MATQASNHPESIHDFTVKDAKGNDISLSIYKGKVLLIVNVASKCGMTNSNYLELNQLYEKYKEHGLEILAFPCNQFGDEEPGSNDEIKDFVCSRFKSEFPIFDKIEVNGNNSAPLYKFLKLGKWGIFGDDIQWNFAKFLVDKDGKVVDRYYPTTSPLSIENDIKKLLEIL
- the LOC120092897 gene encoding probable glutathione peroxidase 8 isoform X3, with product MATQASNHPESIHDFTVKDAKGNDISLSIYKGKVLLIVNVASKCGMTNSNYLELNQLYEKYKEHVIAGLEILAFPCNQFGDEEPGSNDEIKDFVCSRFKSEFPIFDKIEVNGNNSAPLYKFLKLGKWGIFGDDIQWNFAKFLVDKDGKVVDRYYPTTSPLSIENDIKKLLEIL
- the LOC120092897 gene encoding probable glutathione peroxidase 8 isoform X2, with protein sequence MNSCGIQIKDSGNLSVAETILNECVLGTYLILVLMFYLINEESRGTVVKTMAEFDAKGNDISLSIYKGKVLLIVNVASKCGMTNSNYLELNQLYEKYKEHGLEILAFPCNQFGDEEPGSNDEIKDFVCSRFKSEFPIFDKIEVNGNNSAPLYKFLKLGKWGIFGDDIQWNFAKFLVDKDGKVVDRYYPTTSPLSIENDIKKLLEIL
- the LOC120092897 gene encoding probable glutathione peroxidase 8 isoform X1 produces the protein MNSCGIQIKDSGNLSVAETILNECVLGTYLILVLMFYLINEESRGTVVKTMAEFDAKGNDISLSIYKGKVLLIVNVASKCGMTNSNYLELNQLYEKYKEHVIAGLEILAFPCNQFGDEEPGSNDEIKDFVCSRFKSEFPIFDKIEVNGNNSAPLYKFLKLGKWGIFGDDIQWNFAKFLVDKDGKVVDRYYPTTSPLSIENDIKKLLEIL